The DNA window ATCTCTCCCTGAGGAGTCAATggttgttgggggagggagagggagagagagagagacctttttttttttttttttttttgcaatgtatAGCCATGCTCTCTTGTCAGTAATCCCCCACCATACatccctaattaaactcagtagtCACACCCACGTGGACACAAGAAAAAAGAGACATCAGGTAGAGGAGGAATAggttgggaagaggaaggcaTTTCATGGAGGGTGGACAGGGATGGAAGTTAAGAGAGGATAGTGGGGTCGGGTCCAGGGTGTGgcggagcacacctttaatcccagcacttgagaggcagaggtaggaggattgccatgagttcaaggccaccctgagactacatagtgaatttcaggtcagtctgagctagagtgagaccctacctcaaaagaaaaaaagagagggtagtgggaagggattatgatcaaaatacattatatgcatatatgcagttgtcaataaaaatgagcATGGGCATGTTCTATAAAAATGAAGTTGATTTTTATAGATGAGGGttactgaaaaaaatgtattactACACTTTGCTAGTGCTTGGTGTTACATTAACAAACACAGGATCTGTGATACGACACTACTTTCCTTTTATCTAACCAAACTTGGAGTAGATGCTGTTGAAGATTAGTACTTTTTCCATTAAAGAAAGATTCCTGagctgcgcatggtggtgcatgcctataatcccagcacttagaggcaaGAGCATcagtagttccaggccagcctgggctataagagtctgtgttttattttatatttaaatatttatatttatttatttgcaagtagagaaagaaagggagggagaaagaaagaatggacatatcatgtcctctagccgctgcaaacaaacgccagatgtatgtgccactttgtacatctggctttacatggatacttgggaatcaaacctgggttggtaggctttgcaggtaagagttttaaccactgagcaatctctccagcactgacatTCTGTTTTATGAAGGAAAAAACCTAAAagcaggagaagaaagaggaagtgaaCCCGCGTGCCTGTCTCCCCGGCCGGGCCCTGGGTTGGCGTCCTGCATAAAGGGCGGCTCGGCCCGTCGGCCCTGCGCCGGTGACGGGCCGCTTCTGGGTCGGCCTGTCCCTCAGACCCTGGGTTCTTGTTCCCGGCAGGCCCCTGTCAACTAGCCTGGGCTGTTGTTCAGGGACCTTAGCGATGCTTGGAATAGGTGGTGTCGTCTTCCGGACACACTCACCTGGCTTTGCAGCGATGTTGGTGTTCCAGGAAGGGACATTGTTGTTCttggtgtggaaaaaaaaaatcagtggccaAACTACAAGATGAAAGAACAGGGCGGAAGATCTGTGCTCTGGATGACAATGTCTGCATGGCCTTTGCAGGCCTCACTGCAGATGCAAGGATAGTCATCAACAAGGCCCGGGTAGAGTGCCAGAGTCACCTGGAGGACCCGGTCACAGGGGATGACATCACCCGCTACATCAGCAGTCTGAAGCAGCATTACACACAGAGCAACGGGCGCAGACCATTTGGCATCTCTGCCCTTATTGTGGGGTTTGACTTTGACGGCACTCCCAGGCTCTATCAGACAGACCCCTCAGGCACATATCATGCATGGAAGGCCAATGCCATAGGCCGGGGGACCAAGTCAGTATGTGAGTTCCTGGAAAAGAACTACACT is part of the Jaculus jaculus isolate mJacJac1 chromosome X, mJacJac1.mat.Y.cur, whole genome shotgun sequence genome and encodes:
- the LOC101600600 gene encoding LOW QUALITY PROTEIN: proteasome subunit alpha type-7-like (The sequence of the model RefSeq protein was modified relative to this genomic sequence to represent the inferred CDS: deleted 1 base in 1 codon; substituted 1 base at 1 genomic stop codon), with the translated sequence MAFAGLTADARIVINKARVECQSHLEDPVTGDDITRYISSLKQHYTQSNGRRPFGISALIVGFDFDGTPRLYQTDPSGTYHAWKANAIGRGTKSVCEFLEKNYTDEAIETDDLTIKLVIKALLEVVQSGGKNIVLTVMRXDKPLKILNSEEIKKYVAGIEKEKEENEKKKQK